The Castor canadensis chromosome 13, mCasCan1.hap1v2, whole genome shotgun sequence genome has a window encoding:
- the Cacfd1 gene encoding calcium channel flower homolog: MSGSGGAGVSAGHAPPAQEEGMTWWYRWLCRLSGVLGAVSCAISGLFNCITIHPLNIAAGVWMIMNAFILLLCEAPFCCQFVEFANMVAEKVDRLRSWHKAVFYCGMAIVPIIMSLTLTTLLGNAIAFATGVLYGLSALGKKGDAISYARIQQQRQQADEEKLAETLEGEL; this comes from the exons ATGAGCGGCTCGGGCGGGGCGGGGGTGTCCGCCGGCCACGCGCCGCCCGCGCAGGAGGAGGGCATGACGTGGTGGTACCGCTGGCTGTGTCGCCTGTCGGGCGTGCTGGGGGCCGTCT CTTGTGCCATTTCTGGCCTCTTCAACTGCATCACAATCCACCCTCTGAACATCGCAGCCGGTGTGTGGATGAT CATGAATGCCTTCATCCTGTTGCTGTGTGAAGCACCTTTCTGCTGCCAGTTCGTGGAGTTTGCAAATATGGTGGCCGAGAAGGTGGACCGGCTGCGTTCCTGGCATAAGGCTGTCTTCTACTGCGG GATGGCCATCGTCCCTATCATCATGAGCCTGACGCTGACCACGTTGCTGGGCAATGCCATCGCCTTTGCCACGGGGGTGCTGTATGGACtctctgccctgggcaaaaa gggTGATGCCATCTCCTATGCCCGGATCCAGCAGCAGAGGCAGCAGGCAGATGAGGAGAAGCTGGCGGAGACCCTGGAGGGGGAGCTGTGA
- the Slc2a6 gene encoding solute carrier family 2, facilitated glucose transporter member 6 isoform X1, which translates to MQEPLLGAEGLDYDTFPEAPASPEDRARAGILQNRRVFLATFAAVLGNFSFGYALVYTSPVIPALEHSSNPALHLTKTQASWFGSVFTLGAAAGGLSAMVLSDLLGRKLSIMSSAVPSAAGYALMAGAHGLWMLLLGRMLTGFAGGLTAACIPVYVSEIAPPGVRGALGATPQLMAVFGSLSLYALGLLLPWRWLAVAGEGPVLVMVLLLSFMPNSPRFLLSRGRDEEALQALTWLRMADSDVHWEFEQIQDNVRRQSSQVSWAEARDPHMYRPVLIALLMRFLQQLTGITPILVYLQPIFDSTAVLLPPKDDAAIVGAVRLLSVLIAALTMDLAGRKVLLFVSASIMFAANLTLGLYVQFGPRPLTPNTTMALENMSLEGTEQPPTTPTSYLTLVPLLATMFFIMGYAMGWGPITWLLMSEILPLRARGVASGLCVLVSWLTAFALTKSFLLVVNAFGLQVPFFFFAAICLVSLVFTGCCVPETKGRSLEQIESFFHTGRRSFLR; encoded by the exons GATCCTGCAAAACAGAAGGGTGTTCCTAGCCACCTTTGCCGCCGTGCTGGGCAATTTCAGTTTTGGGTACGCCCTGGTCTACACATCCCCTGTGATTCCAGCCCTTGAGCACTCCTCCAACCCAGCTCTACACCTAACCAAAACCCAGGCGTCCTGGTTTGGG TCTGTGTTCACCTTGGGAGCTGCAGCCGGGGGCCTGAGCGCCATGGTTCTCAGTGACCTCCTGGGCCGGAAGCTAAGCATTATGTCTTCAGCTGTACCTTCAGCTGCTGGCTACGCACTCATGGCCGGTGCCCATGGCCTCTGGATGCTGCTGCTGGGGAGGATGCTGACAGGCTTTGCTGGCGGGCTCACGGCTGCCTGCATCCCG GTGTATGTGTCTGAGATCGCGCCCCCTGGCGTTCGAGGGGCTCTGGGGGCCACACCACAGCTCATGGCAGTGTTTGGATCCCTGTCCCTCTATGCCCTTG GCCTCCTGCTGCCCTGGCGCTGGCTGGCCGTGGCCGGGGAGGGGCCTGTGCTGGTCATGGTCCTGCTACTCAGCTTCATGCCCAACTCACCACGCTTCCTGCTTTCGAGGGGCAGGGACGAGGAGGCGCTGCAGGCGCTGACCTGGCTACGCATGGCCGACTCTGATGTCCACTGGGAATTCGAGCAGATCCAGGACAACGTCCGGAGACAG AGCAGCCAAGTGTCGTGGGCGGAGGCCCGGGACCCTCACATGTACCGGCCTGTCCTCATCGCCCTGCTGATGCGCTTCCTGCAGCAGTTGACAGGCATCACGCCCATCCTCGTCTACCTGCAGCCCATCTTTGACAGCACGGCCGTGCTGCTG CCCCCCAAGGATGACGCAGCCATCGTGGGAGCCGTCAGGCTCCTGTCTGTGTTGATCGCTGCCCTCACCATGGACCTGGCTGGCCGCAAGGTTCTGCTCTTCGTGTCGG CCTCCATCATGTTTGCTGCTAACCTGACGCTGGGGCTGTACGTCCAGTTTGGTCCACGGCCTCTGACCCCTAACACCACCATGGCCCTTGAGAACATGTCCTTGGAGGGCACAGAGCAGCCCCCGACCACACCCACCAGCTACCTCACCCTAGTGCCTCTACTGGCTACCATGTTCTTCATCATGG GCTATGCCATGGGCTGGGGGCCCATCACCTGGCTTCTCATGTCTGAGATCCTGCCCCTGCGTGCCCGTGGCGTGGCCTCAGGGCTTTGCGTGCTGGTCAGCTGGCTCACTGCCTTTGCCCTCACCAAGTCCTTCCTGCTGGTGGTG AACGCCTTCGGCCTCCAggtgcctttcttcttctttgccgCCATCTGCCTTGTGAGCCTGGTGTTCACAGGCTGCTGTGTGCCTGAAACCAAGGGCCGCTCACTGGAGCAGATCGAGTCCTTCTTCCACACCGGGAGGAGGTCCTTCCTGCGCTAA
- the Slc2a6 gene encoding solute carrier family 2, facilitated glucose transporter member 6 isoform X2, producing the protein MQEPLLGAEGLDYDTFPEAPASPEDRARAGILQNRRVFLATFAAVLGNFSFGYALVYTSPVIPALEHSSNPALHLTKTQASWFGSVFTLGAAAGGLSAMVLSDLLGRKLSIMSSAVPSAAGYALMAGAHGLWMLLLGRMLTGFAGGLTAACIPVYVSEIAPPGVRGALGATPQLMAVFGSLSLYALGLLLPWRWLAVAGEGPVLVMVLLLSFMPNSPRFLLSRGRDEEALQALTWLRMADSDVHWEFEQIQDNVRRQSSQVSWAEARDPHMYRPVLIALLMRFLQQLTGITPILVYLQPIFDSTAVLLPPKDDAAIVGAVRLLSVLIAALTMDLAGRKVLLFVSASIMFAANLTLGLYVQFGPRPLTPNTTMALENMSLEGTEQPPTTPTSYLTLVPLLATMFFIMERLRPPGAFLLLCRHLPCEPGVHRLLCA; encoded by the exons GATCCTGCAAAACAGAAGGGTGTTCCTAGCCACCTTTGCCGCCGTGCTGGGCAATTTCAGTTTTGGGTACGCCCTGGTCTACACATCCCCTGTGATTCCAGCCCTTGAGCACTCCTCCAACCCAGCTCTACACCTAACCAAAACCCAGGCGTCCTGGTTTGGG TCTGTGTTCACCTTGGGAGCTGCAGCCGGGGGCCTGAGCGCCATGGTTCTCAGTGACCTCCTGGGCCGGAAGCTAAGCATTATGTCTTCAGCTGTACCTTCAGCTGCTGGCTACGCACTCATGGCCGGTGCCCATGGCCTCTGGATGCTGCTGCTGGGGAGGATGCTGACAGGCTTTGCTGGCGGGCTCACGGCTGCCTGCATCCCG GTGTATGTGTCTGAGATCGCGCCCCCTGGCGTTCGAGGGGCTCTGGGGGCCACACCACAGCTCATGGCAGTGTTTGGATCCCTGTCCCTCTATGCCCTTG GCCTCCTGCTGCCCTGGCGCTGGCTGGCCGTGGCCGGGGAGGGGCCTGTGCTGGTCATGGTCCTGCTACTCAGCTTCATGCCCAACTCACCACGCTTCCTGCTTTCGAGGGGCAGGGACGAGGAGGCGCTGCAGGCGCTGACCTGGCTACGCATGGCCGACTCTGATGTCCACTGGGAATTCGAGCAGATCCAGGACAACGTCCGGAGACAG AGCAGCCAAGTGTCGTGGGCGGAGGCCCGGGACCCTCACATGTACCGGCCTGTCCTCATCGCCCTGCTGATGCGCTTCCTGCAGCAGTTGACAGGCATCACGCCCATCCTCGTCTACCTGCAGCCCATCTTTGACAGCACGGCCGTGCTGCTG CCCCCCAAGGATGACGCAGCCATCGTGGGAGCCGTCAGGCTCCTGTCTGTGTTGATCGCTGCCCTCACCATGGACCTGGCTGGCCGCAAGGTTCTGCTCTTCGTGTCGG CCTCCATCATGTTTGCTGCTAACCTGACGCTGGGGCTGTACGTCCAGTTTGGTCCACGGCCTCTGACCCCTAACACCACCATGGCCCTTGAGAACATGTCCTTGGAGGGCACAGAGCAGCCCCCGACCACACCCACCAGCTACCTCACCCTAGTGCCTCTACTGGCTACCATGTTCTTCATCATGG AACGCCTTCGGCCTCCAggtgcctttcttcttctttgccgCCATCTGCCTTGTGAGCCTGGTGTTCACAGGCTGCTGTGTGCCTGA